The Thalassotalea piscium sequence AAAAACAAAAGCAAATGAAACAGCTTCAACATTAAGTATTTCACCACAAATTAAAAACTTGCACTGCCTATATTCAAGTTTAATTGCTGCGCGTAAACAGCGAGGTGCAATAGAATTTGAAAACCAAGAATTACAACTTAACCTTAATAAAAACAGTAAAATTGCCAATATTGTACCAATAGCGCGTAACGACGCACATCGAATGATTGAAGAGTTTATGTTGGCTGCGAATGTTGCTACAGCTCAATTTTTAGAGCAGCAGCAATTACCTGCTATGTATAGAGTTCATGCAGGACCGCAAGAAAAAAAATTATTGTCATTAAGATCATTTTTATTCGAAAAAGGGTTAACACTCGGGGGCGGTAATAAACCAACATCAAAGCACTACAACGAACTGTTGGCAAAAGTAAACCAACGCAGCGATGCTAGTGTAATTCGTACGTTACTTTTACGTTCACAAAGCCAAGCTGAATATTCACCTAATAATCAAGGTCACTTTGGTTTAGCGTATAACGCCTATGCTCACTTTACTTCACCTATTCGTCGGTATGCCGACTTAATTACTCACCGAGCGATCCGCGCTAAAATTAATACTAAGTCTCACAATAAAGAAAAGAGTGGTTTACAAAAAATGCTAAGTCTATTGAGCTTAGATAAATTTAGCAAAAAAGCATCATCACAAACCGCTTATCCATACAATGTTGAAACAATAGAGAACCTAAGTGCCTACTGCTCTACACAGTCAAGAAAAGCAAACGACATTAGTAGGGAAGTTGAAAGCGCATTAAAATGTGGTTACATGGAAAAATATATTGGTGATTCATTTGGTGCCACTATTTCTGGCGCTTCAAATATTGGTTTTTTTGTTACGTTAGATAACACAGGCATTGAAGGATTAGTTCAAACCGCAAGCTTTAATCAAGGAGAATTTACTTTCGATGCAATAAAACAAAAATGGATAAGCGAAAAACAACAATTCGCCCTTGGTGATCGTATTAATGTAACATTAACCGCAATAGACACACGCGAGCGCAAAATGAACTTTGTGCTAGCTAATTTAATACTTCATTAGGAGTGTTAATCAAGGTCTGAACTATTATTAAAAAACTAGCAAAACTGTAGATTCTAAATAAAGGGGTGTGTTCAAAAATCTGTGTCATTTTAATGACTAGTAAAGTGTAGTGGCTCAAACCTGATCGTACAGTTACCCAATTTTTAGGGTGTATTGTCAGCTTAGATTTGAGCTAAATTGTTTTCAGCCCATATCAATTTTCCATCAAGTAACGTTTCTAATGGTGTTCGTCCACAGCACTTTTTACCTTAATGAGTTCCTTCATTGTTATAGTAATCCATCAATTCGTCTAGATCTTTTTGCGATACCTCCATTGTTGATTAGATTTTTTCTTAAATGTTACCTGATAAAACTCGTTCAATATGGTTTTGTGAAACCGTTCACAGATCCCATTAGTTTGTGGTGACATCGCTTTTATTTTTGTATGGTCAATATCATTAATCGCAAGATATAGTTGATAATCATGGTGCTCAACGCGACCACAATACTCAGTGCCTCTGTCGGTTAAAATGCGTAACATTGAAGGTCATGAGCCTCAAAATATGGCAGAGCTTTATCGTTGAGTATATCAGCAACAGTGATTGGTGTTTTGATAACATAGAGCTTGGCAACAGCTATTTTGCTGTAGGTATCGGCAAAGGCTTGTTGGTAGATACGGCCAACACCTTTTAAATTACCAACATACAAGGTATCTTGCGATCCAAGGTAGCAAGGATGGGCTGTTTCGATTTCGCCACAAGCTTCATCTTCGTGCTTTTTCTTCTCAAGTGCAGCAACTTGTGCATCAGTAAGAATTAGCCCCTCATTGGCAAATTTATCTTCCAAAGCTTTAAGCCACTTCTTGAAGTTTTCTAAATTATTTTGTAACCAATTGAGCGAACGCCACTACCTGAGACGAAGACACCCTGTTTACGTAATTCATTGCTTGTTCTATGCTGACCGTGAGCTGGTTGCTCAATAGCATAAGATAAAACTGCTTTTTCAGTTTCTTCATCAACACGATTGTTGGTATTTGGGTTCGTCGATTCTTTTCTATCAATGCATCAATACCGCCTTATTTGACTAGTTCTTGATACCGATAAAATGTGTCTCGTGATACGCCCATGACTTTGCGGGCTCTTGAAACATTGTTTAATTCTTCAGCTAAGTTTAATAAACCAGTTTTGTGTTTAATGATTGGGTTGGTAGTAGTAGTGCTGGTGATATATTTAGTTCAACTTTAAAGTCATGGAAGAATATTACTTTGGTAGGTCAAAACACTAACGGTCGAAGTGGGCAGAGTATCTTTTTTCATTTAGAAAATAGCGATATTAATGTGCGTTTATCATTTTACAAAAAAGATGGTAAAAAATTCGATTAGGCTGGTGTTAAGATTGATATTGAGATGGAAACAACAATAAATGATTGGTTAGGTAATAAAGATACAATTTTGGAACGTGTTACCAAAATAATCTATGATAATTAGTCATTTATTAAGCTATCTTTTATTATTCATAAATATTAAACGTATTTAAAAATCTGATTTATATACGTTTGGCCAAAAAAGTACAGCGTAGTAGCAACACTCGCCACAATAACAAAAAGCCTAACGTGCTTTTGCGCAATATTTCGCGACACTTGCGCTGAAAAATACCCGCCTATTAAAGTACCTAGTAATACAAACGTACCTTCATACCAAGCAATTACATCGCTATAAATAAACAAAGTAATAGCCACCAAAGAAACAATTGATGAAACCAATAGCTTTATTCCATTCATAGCGTTTATGTTTGTGTACCCGGCTAATGCCAAATAACTTAATGTAATAATACCAAGTCCAGCGTTAAAAAAGCCACCATAAGTTGTTACTGCCAACAATAGCAAAAACAACAAAACCCCACCTAAAGATGTAGCATGCTTATTATTAACTGCTAAGCGCTTAAGTTGATTGTTAATTCGCCCACCAAAAATAAATAACAGGGTTGCAAATAACAGCAACCAAGGAATTGCTTCTCGAAATACTTCCTCAGGTGTTTGTAGCAATAACCATGCGCCAGTTATACCGCCAATTAAGCTAATTACTAAAATTAAGGCGAGCTTATTTTTATGATCAGCAAGCTCTTTTCGAAAAGCATAAGCGCCACTGATATAACCAGCACATGACGAAAAAGTATTTGTGGCATTAGCAACAATTGGTGGAACACCTACAAAAATAAGTGCGGGAAAAGTAATAAAACTGCCGCCACCAGCAATAGAATTAAGAATGCCGCCAAAAATTCCAGCAAAGAATAGTAGTAAAAGTTCAATCATCATCAATAATAAGCCTAGTTACTTTTAAGGTCTGTTGATCTTTGATGTTTATGATATACAAACTAGGCTAGGTTGTATAAAAAATGTATGAATAACCACTTTAACAATTGCTATTATAAATCGCATGCCATTATTAGTTTGATAAGCAAATAATAAATGACAACCATTTGGGTTTAAAAGTCAGTACTAAAGACAGAAAAAAAGTAACAAGTGTTGCGCTAGCACACCAATATACTAGTCCTAATGTTAGCCCCCAAACATCTGCCGCATATATGCCAGCAAGTAGTAGCAAAGTATAACCACTTATTCTGTAAAGCCACAAATTACGTGTCGACAGGCGTTTTTTTGGGTCCACTTGGTTATAGTGACGAGACAAAGAAAGGCTTAAGCAGAGAAAACCTAAAAATAAAATTAAAGTTTCTATCAGAATTAACATGTTAGTACGCCGACTCTTTTAATTTTTGTTGTATAACTATGTGTTCCTCATTTGCTTGCGCTTTGGCGTTTTTTCGTTGAACAATAATTGCGGCTAATGCAAAACATCCTGCAAAAAATAACATACTGAGATCAAACCCTAGCATTAACCAATCGTTTCGTTTAATGCTGCCAATAATACTATGTTCAGTAGTTACCATATTAACTAATGGTGTTAACAAATAAGCACCGGCTGTAAACCAAAGTAGATTCAACCATGATTTTTTTACTGAGCGGCATAAACAAAAGCAAATACTCGCTAAAAGGGCAATAAAAAAACAATGTACTTCCCAATCAGCCCTGTGTTCTATATTAACGGGTAACAAGCGATTACCCCAAAAATATCCCGCTATAGCGATAGGCAAGCCAAGAATAATCCCAATATTAATGCGCTCAATAATTGAAATGACACTGAAGGGTCTAGCGGATGCACCATTTATTTGTCGTTTTTTTATCCATAAAATCATACCTGTAGCTACCATTGCCGAACCTAATAGCCCCGATATAAAGTACAACCAACGCAGATAAATATTGGCAAAAAGCCCTTCATGTAAATGTTCAAATAGATCGTAGATTCGAGCTGCACTTCCTGCTTTTTCTGTAGCTATTTCAATTTCCACTTTGTCGCCATTAACACGATACTCTACAGCCGATACTAAGTGGATGCCTTCGTATTTATCAAACCATATTTCATAATGTTCATTTTCACTACCCCGTTCAATAAAACCGATAAAACTGACTTTTTGATCTTTATAACGTACAGCCACGTCCGCAAGCACTGTTTCTATTGATAATGCTTCGGGAGCTAAATCAATAAATTGCACTTCCTTTATGTCTAACTGGGCCTCATCATAAAACTTTTTATGGTTTTCTCGACCTTCGCCGTAACGCACATCGATGATAGATGACATGGTAACCCCCATTAAAAGTAGCAAGCCACTGTAGGTGATCATTAAATGAAAAGGTAAAGGTAAAACGCTGAAAATATTATGAATATCTAACCAGGAACGAATACCTTTTTTAGCACGAAAGGTAAAAAATTCAATAAATATTTTCTTGTGGATAACCACCCCTGTCACTAATCCTATGAGCATTAACATGGTGACTAAACTTGTTAATATATAACCAACAAGTTCAGGTACATAATGCAGGTTGTAGTGCATTCTGTATAAGGTTTCTCCGCCAGCGGTTTCTCTAACACTGTTGGTCACACCGCTTTTCACATCAAGGTATTTTTCTTGCCAGCCTCTTGGGGTGTTTGTCTCTTTATTCGCTAATTGTAGCCATTGAATTTGTACAAATGGCATTCGTGCCGTTGGTAGACTGATGTACCATTGTGAAGATTCAGGAGCTAATTGTTGAAGCTGAAGTTCTGCCGCTGAAAGTACTGAACTTTGGTTATCTAATTGTTCGACGACGGTAATTTCTGGTTTCATCCAGCGATCGATTTCGCTGTCAAAATATCCGACAGTACCGGTAACAAAAATAAAATATAATAGCCAGCCAAAAGAAAAACCAGCCCAGGTATGAACCAATTCATTGATTGGCGAAAACGTGGTTTCATTAGTTAACTGCCGTATTAAGGTAAAACATTATTGCGTAAGCAACTAAACAACTACTACCAACCACTAATCCAGCCTTTCCAGCTGTTTTAGTAGAAAATACATATATCACAACCGTAGTGTAAGCAATAAAGCCAATCATCATGCCTTTAACAATACCGTCTACTTTATTGTCTGCTGGTAGGTACGAAATAATAATGCCAATTAAATTAGCTAAAACAAAACCACCGATCAGTGCAATCAACACTCTGATGGTTATGCCGATAGATTTAACGTTCTTTTTAAAAAGTGTCATAGCGTTACTTACTTGTAGAGACTAAAAAGCACGATTCGATATCGCGCTTTTTAATTAACAACAAAGTGAATTAAAATTGATATGAGGCAGTTAACCTAATATCTCGGCCCGCTTCTTTAATGCCAACTACACTTTGATATCCGGCTATGTGGCCATAATCTGCAACACTACCATGGCTTCTATAAGATTCATCTAAGAGGTTTTGAATCGCTATATCTAGAGTGAGATTTTCTATCGGAGAATACTTTACATAAGCGTCAACAACGGTATAACTGGGTTTATCAACCGTTTCTAATTGTGTTTGCCACCCTAACTCGATGGAGCGATGAAATACGTCAATATCATTCAAGCTAGCAACATAATTAACATTAAAGCCCATTTCCAACGCATCATTCATTTCATAATTCACATTTACATTTAATGAATCACCTACTGCATTTCCTAAACCACCGTATTCATAAGCGGCTAAATCTACACCATTTAAAACAACGGTACTAAATCCTGAGGCACTACTTGCATCTGGCCAAACAAATGGCGCATTATTTAGTTCGACATCATTACTGTTATAGCTAACCACTACGTCAAAGTTATGCGCTTGGTATCCTGCAACTAATTCAAAACCTGTGGATTCTAAATCACCAATGTTTTCATAAAAAACGCCTTCTGCACCCTTAAACTTATCAAAAACAACGTCACTAATTTCACTATTATAAACCGATGCTTCAAAAATAAATGTGCCATCGTTATATTGTAAGCCAAGTTCTTTGTTAGCCACATTTTCAGGAGATAAATTCGGGTTATGGGTTAATTCACCAACAGTAAATGCATCAGCTACTTGTCTGCCACGTAAAGCTTCTGCATAACTAACCGATAACTTTAAATACTCGGTTAAGTTGTAAACAAGCCCTAAGTTAGTGCTAAAGTCATCCTGCTTTTTAGTAGAAAATGAATCACTTGTTGTTACTGGAGCGCCACTACTGTCAGTTTCTACAACCCATTTACCATTAACTTGTATCCAGTTTGCTGACTCGCCAATGTGATCAAGTTCATAGGTATCATGGCGAACACCATAACTAAGCAATAGGTCATCAGTTAATTGCCAATGATCTTGAATATATAACCCGGTAACTTTGCCTTCTTCATTATAAATGCCACCAAAATCTTCATAAGATTGTGAGTTAACTTTATCAACTTTACGTTCAATACCATAAGTGAATGAATGATCACCGACATCACTCGTATTTCGAATATCAAAGCCAGTTGTTTCAATGGCAGCATCCCAGGTATATAGCTCACGTTTAAATGATGAGTCCGTTTGATACAATGTTGTTTCTAAATTTATCAGTGAGCTTAGATACCAAGTGTGATTGAGGACTATAGTTTCTCTATCTCCCCATGACTGAAACAAGGGATCATCTTCTAAAGGTGCCCAGTTGGTTTGTTTGCCGAACTTACCTTCTTCTTTACGTCTTTCATAACTTACAGACACATTTTGATTATCAGTGAGTTCTGCATTCAATTTAACAAAGGCAAGGGTTTGATCAGCTGCTGTTCCTGGAATTTCCGCACCGTCGCCATCTTCCATATTATCGCGACTCACATTCACATAAGACGCAAGAATGCCAATTTGTTCTGTTGCTTTACCATATAATGTAAGACTTTCTTTATGGCCACTATTTGAGAAATAGCTCGCTTTTGCGATACCACCAAACTGCTCATCATTTGACAGTAAATCTGCTGCTGTTTTCGTTTTGAAACGAATAGCACCACCCACAGCACCAGTTCCTGCGGTAGCTTCACCCGCACCCGCCTGAACCTCAACACTTTGTAGTAATTCAGGCTCTATTGATACACGCCCAATATGATGAAATAGCGTACTTGTTTGTGGTGCACCATCAACAGTTACATTTACCATTGAGTCTTCTAAACCACGAACATAAACCTTCTGTGCAACACCTAATGAACCACCTACAGTAACAGAAGGTGTTTGACGGAAAATATCGGCTAAATCATTTGCTTGATATTTATTAAGCTGATCAGGTGTGATTTTTGTGTTGGTTGTAGCACCAACAACAACAATTTTTTCAACTTTCTTTACTTTTTCTGTATTTTCGTCTGTATTAGCATAAACGCTAGTATTCGCGCACGCCGCAATAACACTTGCGCTAATAAGTGCTGTTTTAAATAACGGCTTATTTCTTGATTTACGTGACATGATTATCTTCTCAATTAACTTCATTAATGAGAATTATTACCATTTAGACTGAGTATTTATACTACTTTTACAATTGTTACATTTACGTAATAGGAATCATTATCACTACTTTTAAGCCACCGTTTTCATTATTTAATGCTTTTACATCAGCTCTAACACTATTTAAAAGGCGCTTAGCAAGTGCTAATCCTAACCCAAAGCTATTACTGCCATCTTCATTAGTATTATTAACTCGAAAAAAAGGCAGAAATATTTTCTCTAAATATTCTGGTGCGATACCAGGGCCTTGATCAATCACCTCAATACAATAACTTCCAACTTGTTGAGATAAGGTAACGGTAACCTTTTTGCCTATAGGAGTATAACGTAAGGCATTTCTAATGATATTTTCAAGGGCAGGGCAAAGGGCTTGATGACTACTATTGCTGATCACCGCATGATTAGGCGTTTCAAGTATTAATTCCCGATCAGAGAACTCAAATTTAGCATCGTCTATCACAACATCAAGCAAATCGACTAAATCCACCTTTTCATGTTGGATAATTGGCTTTTCATTATCAAGCCACGCTAACGTTAGTGTGTCTTCTACTAGTTTTCGAATGTAGGTAGACTCCCTAGAAATACGCTCAAGGTGTTGATGACTTTTTTCAATTTCAAAATTATTGACTGCAATATCTAATCGAGTGAGTGGCGTACGCAATTCATGAGATAAATCTGAAATAAGTTGCCGTTGTTTTGCAATTAACTCGCCGATTCTTGCCGCCATTTGGTCAAAAGTAGAGGCCAAATGAGAGAGTTCATCATTTCGATTACCTAGCGAAGCTCTTACTCTTACGTCAAAATTTCCTTGGCTAAAAGCGGTTGTTGCTTGTTCAAGTTGTTGTAGAGGCGTAATA is a genomic window containing:
- a CDS encoding S41 family peptidase, whose translation is MFNDWVGSSSAGDIFSSTLKSWKNITLVGQNTNGRSGQSIFFHLENSDINVRLSFYKKDGKKFD
- a CDS encoding sulfite exporter TauE/SafE family protein; its protein translation is MMIELLLLFFAGIFGGILNSIAGGGSFITFPALIFVGVPPIVANATNTFSSCAGYISGAYAFRKELADHKNKLALILVISLIGGITGAWLLLQTPEEVFREAIPWLLLFATLLFIFGGRINNQLKRLAVNNKHATSLGGVLLFLLLLAVTTYGGFFNAGLGIITLSYLALAGYTNINAMNGIKLLVSSIVSLVAITLFIYSDVIAWYEGTFVLLGTLIGGYFSAQVSRNIAQKHVRLFVIVASVATTLYFFGQTYINQIFKYV
- a CDS encoding DUF3325 domain-containing protein, translated to MLILIETLILFLGFLCLSLSLSRHYNQVDPKKRLSTRNLWLYRISGYTLLLLAGIYAADVWGLTLGLVYWCASATLVTFFLSLVLTFKPKWLSFIICLSN
- a CDS encoding PepSY-associated TM helix domain-containing protein, with the translated sequence MVHTWAGFSFGWLLYFIFVTGTVGYFDSEIDRWMKPEITVVEQLDNQSSVLSAAELQLQQLAPESSQWYISLPTARMPFVQIQWLQLANKETNTPRGWQEKYLDVKSGVTNSVRETAGGETLYRMHYNLHYVPELVGYILTSLVTMLMLIGLVTGVVIHKKIFIEFFTFRAKKGIRSWLDIHNIFSVLPLPFHLMITYSGLLLLMGVTMSSIIDVRYGEGRENHKKFYDEAQLDIKEVQFIDLAPEALSIETVLADVAVRYKDQKVSFIGFIERGSENEHYEIWFDKYEGIHLVSAVEYRVNGDKVEIEIATEKAGSAARIYDLFEHLHEGLFANIYLRWLYFISGLLGSAMVATGMILWIKKRQINGASARPFSVISIIERINIGIILGLPIAIAGYFWGNRLLPVNIEHRADWEVHCFFIALLASICFCLCRSVKKSWLNLLWFTAGAYLLTPLVNMVTTEHSIIGSIKRNDWLMLGFDLSMLFFAGCFALAAIIVQRKNAKAQANEEHIVIQQKLKESAY
- a CDS encoding TonB-dependent receptor domain-containing protein, producing the protein MSRKSRNKPLFKTALISASVIAACANTSVYANTDENTEKVKKVEKIVVVGATTNTKITPDQLNKYQANDLADIFRQTPSVTVGGSLGVAQKVYVRGLEDSMVNVTVDGAPQTSTLFHHIGRVSIEPELLQSVEVQAGAGEATAGTGAVGGAIRFKTKTAADLLSNDEQFGGIAKASYFSNSGHKESLTLYGKATEQIGILASYVNVSRDNMEDGDGAEIPGTAADQTLAFVKLNAELTDNQNVSVSYERRKEEGKFGKQTNWAPLEDDPLFQSWGDRETIVLNHTWYLSSLINLETTLYQTDSSFKRELYTWDAAIETTGFDIRNTSDVGDHSFTYGIERKVDKVNSQSYEDFGGIYNEEGKVTGLYIQDHWQLTDDLLLSYGVRHDTYELDHIGESANWIQVNGKWVVETDSSGAPVTTSDSFSTKKQDDFSTNLGLVYNLTEYLKLSVSYAEALRGRQVADAFTVGELTHNPNLSPENVANKELGLQYNDGTFIFEASVYNSEISDVVFDKFKGAEGVFYENIGDLESTGFELVAGYQAHNFDVVVSYNSNDVELNNAPFVWPDASSASGFSTVVLNGVDLAAYEYGGLGNAVGDSLNVNVNYEMNDALEMGFNVNYVASLNDIDVFHRSIELGWQTQLETVDKPSYTVVDAYVKYSPIENLTLDIAIQNLLDESYRSHGSVADYGHIAGYQSVVGIKEAGRDIRLTASYQF
- a CDS encoding sensor histidine kinase, with the translated sequence MENIAGEEINVDAEEAYHFGRSVDWKIHLYFEHNPIMELPFSQTKGSFLIKLPERMRPGTYWLTTRILLQIIFPLVLLVLLSTWIYRHIITPLQQLEQATTAFSQGNFDVRVRASLGNRNDELSHLASTFDQMAARIGELIAKQRQLISDLSHELRTPLTRLDIAVNNFEIEKSHQHLERISRESTYIRKLVEDTLTLAWLDNEKPIIQHEKVDLVDLLDVVIDDAKFEFSDRELILETPNHAVISNSSHQALCPALENIIRNALRYTPIGKKVTVTLSQQVGSYCIEVIDQGPGIAPEYLEKIFLPFFRVNNTNEDGSNSFGLGLALAKRLLNSVRADVKALNNENGGLKVVIMIPIT